The following coding sequences are from one Candidatus Eisenbacteria bacterium window:
- a CDS encoding helicase, which translates to MTVESKGRDLFIVDNSVSGWTGLRYLDEWSGIAKAFDIATGFFEIGALLALDGKWQGLEKIRILMGSEMTQRTRKALLETVRSRAAEILDGSVEADKESNPFLHGVPAILEALRSGQIECRVYDKDKFHAKTYITHAKLEVVGSQALVGSSNFTRPGLTKNIELNVQIQSAREVAQLQEWFETHWNEATEVTETVIETIDRHTRQYTPFDVYAKALQEFFRGHELTATEWDETHSKMFRHLDRYQKEAYRALMKIARQHGGAFLCDGVGLGKTFVGLMLIERLILHEGKRVVLFAPKATKEGVWEPHLYEWLPHIGGVGGSADFSNLAVFSHTDLNRKGDFPERFQRIAELADVVLIDEAHHFRNLGSQGDAEDGIEPSRYYRLYDLLDNAVRPKTVFMLTATPINNRLSDFRHMAELFTRRDEAYFARTLGVNNLRAHFNNMEKILRGRVSHEITNVAEHINEAQEILAADEIFRQLVVQRSRAYARESQIRESAKTAVFPERKPPQVAAYSIRRTYGRLLDMFENAFAGKNPLFALPMYYPLYWYKGPDQEIDPFEQNRQKQVVGLIRTNFLKRFESSVAAFELSCDRLLQKLLAFVEVHSETTTEKKKLERWKTDNGEILGYSAGRQLELWGTGDEESEDDDFVPQEMLDAVERLDRKEYDLPAMLTETFRDLGQIVHFLEEARKFEPRHDDKLQKLIRQLNSKELLGHKVLIFTEFADTARYLKRWLDDAGIDGVAQVDSATKTNRADVIQRFAPYYNGTSSAELSAEGRPETRVLISTDVLSEGLNLQDASRMINYDIHWNPVRLMQRIGRVDRRMNPEIEKRLIADHPEVANSRGKVSFWNFLPPDELNRILSLYATVTRKTLMISKTLGIEGRKLLTPEDDFEALKEFNHTYEGTRNAVEDMHLEYQALLQVDPELETRLRAFPGAIYSGRKKLTRGVQGVFLCYGLPALDKEKNEFTDEAGTTRWYLYDLNREMILEEPGEIIESIRSKTNTPRRCAMEQETLVGIRSKVLKHIKNTYLKRVDAPVGVKPMLKCWMEMNED; encoded by the coding sequence ATGACCGTTGAATCCAAAGGCCGCGACCTTTTCATCGTCGACAACAGCGTCTCCGGATGGACGGGATTGCGCTATCTTGATGAATGGTCGGGCATCGCCAAGGCTTTCGACATCGCGACCGGTTTCTTCGAGATCGGTGCTCTTCTGGCTTTGGACGGGAAGTGGCAAGGACTTGAGAAGATCCGGATCTTGATGGGTTCGGAGATGACCCAGCGCACGCGCAAGGCACTTCTTGAGACTGTTCGCTCGCGCGCCGCGGAGATCCTCGACGGAAGCGTCGAGGCCGACAAGGAGTCTAACCCGTTCCTTCATGGCGTGCCGGCGATCCTGGAGGCCCTTCGCTCCGGGCAGATCGAATGCCGCGTCTACGACAAGGACAAGTTCCACGCCAAAACCTACATCACACACGCCAAACTCGAGGTGGTCGGCTCGCAAGCCCTCGTCGGCTCCAGCAACTTCACGCGACCTGGCCTCACGAAAAACATCGAGTTAAACGTCCAGATCCAGAGTGCGCGGGAAGTCGCCCAGCTCCAGGAGTGGTTTGAGACCCACTGGAATGAGGCGACCGAGGTGACAGAAACAGTTATTGAAACCATCGATCGCCATACGCGCCAATACACACCGTTCGATGTCTACGCCAAGGCTTTGCAGGAGTTCTTCCGCGGCCATGAATTGACAGCCACGGAATGGGACGAAACCCACTCGAAGATGTTTCGCCATCTCGACCGATATCAGAAGGAAGCTTACCGGGCGCTCATGAAGATCGCGCGCCAGCATGGTGGGGCCTTCCTTTGTGATGGAGTTGGTCTCGGCAAAACTTTTGTCGGTCTGATGCTCATCGAGCGCCTCATCCTGCACGAGGGGAAGCGGGTGGTCCTATTTGCTCCCAAAGCAACCAAAGAGGGTGTTTGGGAACCGCACCTGTACGAGTGGCTGCCACACATCGGGGGTGTCGGCGGTAGCGCGGACTTCAGTAACCTCGCCGTCTTTAGTCATACCGACTTGAACCGCAAAGGCGATTTTCCGGAGCGTTTTCAGCGCATCGCTGAACTTGCCGACGTGGTCTTGATCGATGAGGCGCATCATTTCCGCAACCTGGGCTCACAAGGCGATGCCGAAGATGGCATCGAACCCTCGCGCTACTACCGGCTCTACGATCTCTTGGACAATGCCGTGCGCCCGAAGACTGTGTTCATGCTAACCGCTACGCCGATCAACAACCGCCTCAGCGATTTCCGGCATATGGCGGAACTCTTCACTCGGCGCGATGAAGCCTACTTCGCTCGTACACTTGGTGTGAACAACCTCCGCGCGCATTTCAACAATATGGAGAAGATATTGCGCGGGCGTGTCAGCCATGAGATCACCAATGTCGCAGAGCATATTAATGAGGCGCAGGAAATTCTCGCCGCAGACGAGATCTTCCGTCAGCTCGTGGTTCAAAGAAGCCGTGCCTACGCCCGCGAAAGCCAGATCCGCGAATCCGCAAAGACGGCTGTATTTCCGGAGCGCAAGCCGCCCCAGGTAGCCGCATACTCGATCCGCCGAACGTATGGTCGACTGCTCGACATGTTCGAGAATGCCTTTGCTGGCAAGAACCCGCTCTTTGCTCTGCCTATGTACTATCCCCTGTACTGGTACAAAGGGCCTGATCAAGAAATCGATCCCTTCGAGCAGAACCGGCAAAAGCAGGTCGTCGGTCTCATCCGAACAAACTTCCTCAAGCGTTTTGAAAGTTCGGTCGCCGCCTTCGAGCTTTCCTGCGATCGCCTGCTGCAGAAGTTGCTGGCTTTTGTGGAGGTTCACAGCGAGACCACTACTGAGAAGAAGAAACTGGAGCGCTGGAAGACAGACAACGGAGAGATCCTCGGTTACTCGGCTGGACGTCAACTGGAGCTTTGGGGCACGGGCGACGAGGAATCGGAAGATGACGATTTCGTTCCCCAGGAAATGCTCGACGCAGTCGAACGACTTGATCGGAAAGAATACGATCTCCCTGCGATGTTGACGGAGACATTCCGTGATCTCGGGCAGATCGTCCATTTCCTAGAGGAAGCTCGGAAGTTCGAGCCACGCCACGACGACAAGCTTCAAAAGCTGATCCGTCAACTCAACTCGAAGGAACTCCTCGGCCATAAGGTACTCATCTTCACCGAGTTCGCCGACACCGCCCGCTACCTCAAACGCTGGCTTGATGACGCGGGCATTGACGGTGTCGCTCAGGTGGACAGCGCCACAAAGACCAACCGCGCAGACGTTATCCAGCGTTTTGCACCCTACTATAATGGCACCTCATCCGCCGAGCTTTCAGCAGAGGGTCGCCCGGAGACCCGCGTTCTCATCTCCACGGATGTCCTGTCCGAGGGGTTGAACCTCCAGGATGCTTCCAGAATGATCAACTACGACATTCATTGGAACCCCGTACGCTTGATGCAACGCATCGGCCGCGTGGACCGGCGCATGAACCCTGAGATCGAGAAGCGCCTTATCGCCGACCACCCGGAAGTCGCGAACTCCCGTGGCAAAGTCAGCTTCTGGAACTTCCTGCCGCCCGACGAGCTGAACCGAATCCTCTCGCTTTACGCTACAGTCACTCGGAAGACCCTGATGATCTCGAAGACCCTCGGCATAGAGGGCAGAAAGCTTTTGACGCCGGAAGACGATTTTGAGGCGCTGAAGGAGTTCAACCACACCTATGAGGGCACACGTAACGCGGTGGAGGACATGCACCTCGAATACCAGGCGTTGCTCCAGGTCGATCCGGAGCTGGAGACCCGTCTGCGGGCCTTTCCCGGTGCCATCTACAGTGGCCGCAAGAAACTCACGAGGGGCGTGCAAGGCGTCTTTCTCTGTTACGGGCTCCCAGCACTCGACAAGGAGAAGAACGAGTTCACCGATGAAGCCGGGACTACTCGGTGGTATCTCTATGACCTTAATCGCGAGATGATCCTTGAGGAACCGGGTGAGATTATCGAGAGCATCCGCTCTAAGACAAATACACCGCGCCGATGCGCCATGGAGCAGGAAACGCTCGTAGGCATCCGTTCCAAGGTCCTCAAACACATCAAAAACACCTATCTCAAGCGAGTGGATGCTCCCGTTGGCGTGAAACCCATGCTCAAGTGCTGGATGGAAATGAACGAGGACTAG